In the Clostridia bacterium genome, GTCGCTGTAGAATATCGCCGAGAGCATCAGCGCGACCGAGCCGCAGCCGCCGCCGAAGCAGTAGCAGATGTTGCCTACCGTGGAAATGACCGAATAAGCCGCGACGGCCGCGGAAACTCCGGTGCCGATCAGCAGCTTGTTATAGACGAAGACGAGCAGCACGAGCGCGACCTGATTTATCATCGTAGGCACGCCGTATTTCAGCAGCTCGGCGCAGGTCCTCCCCTTTATCAGCTTGCGCTTGAAGCGGAAGAGGCAGTCCTTTTTGAAGAAGTAGCCGATGCCGATGGCGAGCGCCGCGTAGTAGCTCAAGCTGGACGCGAGGCCCATTCCGAAGGTGCTCCATCTGACGACGAAGACGTTCAGCAGGTCGCCCGCGACGTCCGCGACGGTCATCGCGATGACCGCGGCGACGAGGCGGCTGCGGCTGCCGGATATCTGCATATACGGCACCAGCATCTGCACCGCCATGAAGCCGGGCGCGCCGATGATGAAGCCGCGCATATAGCCCTTAGTCAGCTCGTAGACGTTGGTCCCCGGCTCCGCGCCGAGCAGCTGCGCGACCGGACCGGTGAAGGCGAAGACGAGCACGAGGCCGACGGCGGATATCGCCGCGGTCAGAAACACGGAAACGGTGAAGCAGCCGTTGGTCGCTTCGCGGTCGCCGCATCCCATCGTCTTGCCGCACATGACCTGCACGCCGGCGGAGATCATGCTGCCGATCGCCGCGAAGACGAGCAGCAGCGGAGTCGCCAGTCCGTAGGCGGTCATCGCGTCGACCCCGAGGAAGCGGCCGATCATTATGCTGTCGATCAGCATGCAGAGCGTGACCGTCATCGCGGACAGTATCTGTGTGAACAGCATCTGACGGAAAAGTTTTTTGATCATGGATTTCCCTCTCTCTTTATATATGGATGGCGCGGATTGTAACCGGCGCGTATATGCGGGGCTTTGTCATTCCGAGGAGGCGCAAACACGCCGACGAGGAATCACCTTCCCTTTGCAGAGCGTTTGTCATCCTGAGCGGAGCGATGCGAAGCGTCGCGCCCGTAGGGACGAGCATTGCTCGTCCGGGGATTGACGCGAAAGCGCCGCGAAAGAAAGCGAAACGTAACCCCCGTTTCCGACTGCGCACTTTTCCGATAACACGACCGTTACCTTCAGGATCCTTCGACTCCGGCTTCGCCTTCGCTCAGGATGACAGCGTATGCAGCCGTCTGCTGTCGGTGTGGGATCCTTCGGGCTTCGCCCTCAGGATGACAGGCGCGGGCGCGCCCGCGAATTTCACTGCCGGCAAAGCCGGCAATTTCACTGTCTCACCGTCAGGTGAGACAACACCTTCCCTATCGGCGCGTTTATCTCAAGGTCCTTTACCGGATCGAGCGGGTACGGCAGGTGCTCCTTGTTGATTATAACGAGGCGGTCGCCGCGGAAATAGCGGACGTAGCTCGCCGCGGGATACACCGTCAGCGAGGTGCCGCCGATTATCAGCAGGTCGGCGTTCGCTATCGCGGAAACGGCGCCGCGCACGGCGTCGTCCGGCAGCGGCTCCTCGTAGAGCGTCACGTCGCAGCGGACGATGCCGCCGCAGTCGCAATGCGGCACCGGCTCCGCGCAGTCGTAGATGAAGTCCGCGGGGAAGGGCTTTCCGCAGCGCATGCAGTAGTTGCGCCGAGTCGTGCCGTGTATCTCGAAGACGTTGACGCTGCCCGCCTTCTGATGCAGGCCGTCGATGTTCTGGGTGACGACGGCGGCGAGCTTTCCTGCGCGCTCCAGCTCCGCGAGCTTCAGGTGGGCGGCGTTGGGCTGAACGCCGCGCGCGTCCATCTTCTGCCGGTAGAACTCGAAGAAGACCTCCGGCTCGCGCACGAGGCAGGTGTGGCTGAGCAGGTATTCGGGGCGGTAGCCGTCGAACCGCACGTCGCGGACGTTGTAAAGCCCGTCCTTGCTGCGGAAATCCGGCACGCCGCTCTCGGTCGACACCCCCGCGCCGCCGAAGAACACGGCGCTCCGCGCGGAGTCGATGAAGCTCTGCAGCTTCGCGATCTTTTCGTCAAGCGTCATTGACATAGGTTTACCTCGTTTTTAACGCGGGCGCAGCTCCCTCAGACGAGGTAGCGAAGCGGAGGCCGCGGTAGTGAATGACAGCCCGGTGGGCTGTCAGAGCCGCGGCCTGACCGAGCCCGCAGGCGAGACGCTGTCAGCGCCGTTGAAAACGGCGATGACTGAGGGAGGGAAAATGATTCCCCGTTTATCAAACGCCGCGACAGAGGCAGGGTTTTTCCCTCCCTCCGTCACCCTCGGCTTACGCCTCGGGCGCCACCTCCC is a window encoding:
- a CDS encoding ATP-binding protein; protein product: MIKKLFRQMLFTQILSAMTVTLCMLIDSIMIGRFLGVDAMTAYGLATPLLLVFAAIGSMISAGVQVMCGKTMGCGDREATNGCFTVSVFLTAAISAVGLVLVFAFTGPVAQLLGAEPGTNVYELTKGYMRGFIIGAPGFMAVQMLVPYMQISGSRSRLVAAVIAMTVADVAGDLLNVFVVRWSTFGMGLASSLSYYAALAIGIGYFFKKDCLFRFKRKLIKGRTCAELLKYGVPTMINQVALVLLVFVYNKLLIGTGVSAAVAAYSVISTVGNICYCFGGGCGSVALMLSAIFYSDADRTSLRELVKTMTFWAVALDVAVIAACCAAAAPIVDLFIEDASARDLAVAGLRLFSLSLLPCSLNTTYKNYYQGIGRSGFTQAISVMQNFALVALSAFVFSRFLGVTGIWLGYVSGETLTWLVVCAVVFIRNKKFAVNADAFSLLPADFGEKEGESMEAVVTNDADAVEASRLAAEFCRAHGRSPKQSSHIALCIEEMAENIVKHGFRKSGGRDCRIDVRLTIRGDDCIIRLRDNCVNFDPVKYMELHRDDDPFSHIGIRMVMKTVKDANYVNSLGLNNLRLVV
- a CDS encoding NAD-dependent protein deacylase; translation: MTLDEKIAKLQSFIDSARSAVFFGGAGVSTESGVPDFRSKDGLYNVRDVRFDGYRPEYLLSHTCLVREPEVFFEFYRQKMDARGVQPNAAHLKLAELERAGKLAAVVTQNIDGLHQKAGSVNVFEIHGTTRRNYCMRCGKPFPADFIYDCAEPVPHCDCGGIVRCDVTLYEEPLPDDAVRGAVSAIANADLLIIGGTSLTVYPAASYVRYFRGDRLVIINKEHLPYPLDPVKDLEINAPIGKVLSHLTVRQ